Sequence from the Streptomyces sp. NBC_00440 genome:
AGGGAAGGCGAGTGCTACACCACCCGACCCGCTGGTGTCCGCGCTCTCCGGCCAGGGCCATGGAACGGCCGTCGTACGGACTCTGTCGGGTGGCTGGTCCTTTTCCAGATCGTGCCGCAGCGCTCTGATGCGCCGCTCGTCCGCGTGCCAGACGCGAGAGAGCCGCATGCCCCCCGCGTCGGTGCTCAGCCACACGCCGCACCAGTCGGCGAGCCGGGGCACCAGCAGTTGCCCTGCCAGCGCGGCGACCAGGTCCTCGTCGAGCTGTCCCGCGAGGAGTTCGCTGGTCTCGTCGAGGAACGACGGCCCCCCGCGGTCGCTCCACTCGGCAGTGCTTCCGCGGCGGTCACCCAGCGGTGCGGGTGGCTCGACGACACGCGGTTCGGCGGGCGTGGCACTCGTGAGAAGGCCGGCGAACTCTGGCTCCTCCTTCGTGTTCTCAAGGCGGAACCAGACCGCTTTCTCGGTGTGCCGGTAGGTCACACCCCACGACTCGGCCAGTGCACTCACCAGCTGAAGTCCGACGCCACGCCCCCGGCGCTGTGCATCCATCGGGGCGCGCACCACGCTGGAGGGGTGCCGGTCAGCCACCTCGACCACCACGCCCATCCGCTCGCCCGGTGCTGGGGAGCCGGCTCCCGTCCCCGCACGCTCGGGAGCTGCCGGAGCAGGAGGGGCCTGCCTGGTCTCCAGGCGGCAGACGACCTCGATATCGGTACCCGCGTGCATGACTGCGTTGGTGACCAGCTCGCTGACGAGCAGCAGGGCGTCGTCGACGATCCGTTCGGGAACCGCAGCGGCGGCGGTTCGTCCGGCGAGTACGGAGCGAACGAACCTACGGGCCCCACCGGCCGCGAGCGCGTTCGAGGGCAGGCTCGTCCGCGACACGGACTCATCTGTGCGCGAAGGAACTGGGCCCATCTGCGCCCCCTGGGCATGCCCGGACACGAAGATCTGCTGACGTTTACACTGTGACATACCGGCATAAATAGACCACTGGAAATGGGCTGCCATGGCACTCGATCCGGTCCGGCCTGATTCCGCTTCGCCCGCCCCGGAATCACCCGAAAATCCCGAATCCGACGAGTACGCTGGCCGCCCGGGGGGCGCCAGTGACAGACAGTGGGTACCTGAGGGTGACCTGCGGCCGCTGCTGACAGCGATGAATACCTTGTGTGACGGGGATTTCAGCGTGCGGGTAGGGAGCGCGGGCGAGGGCATCCTGGCCGAGATGGCGGGGGTGTTCAATCGGATCGTCGCGCGCAACGATCATCTGGCCGAAGAGCTGCAGCGGGTGCGGCACGCGCTGGTGCAGCAGGGCCGACTGGACGAACGGATCGCGGTGAGCCCCGGCCAGGGGGAATGGGCATCGAGCGTCGACGCAGCGAACACACTGCTCGACGCACTGGTGGTACCGGTCACGAAGGCGACGCGAGTGCTGAACGCCGTTGCCGACGGGGACCTGACGCAGCACGTCGACCTGTACGACGGAAGCCGCCAGCTCCGCGGTGATCTGCGGCGCCTGGGGCGCGGCGTGAACCGCATGGTGGACCAGCTCTCCCTGTTCACCGGCGAGGTGACACGCGTCGCCCGGGAGGTTGGCACCGAGGGGCGGCTGGGCGGGCGGGCCAAGGCCCGAGGGCTGTCCGGTGACTGGCGGCTCGTGACGGAGGCCGTCGACACGATGGCGTCGCGGCTGACAGCTCAGGTGCGTGATATCGCAGTCGTGACGACGGCTGTGGCGAAGGGCGACCTCACCCAGCAGGTGACAGTCGAGGCCACCGGCGAGCTGTTGGAGCTGAAGCTCACGGTGAACACGATGGTGGACCAGTTGCGGGCGTTCGCGGACGAGGTGACACGGGTGGCCCGTGAGGTCGGCAGTGAAGGGCAGCTGGGCGGACGCGCGCAGGTCAGGGGTGTCTCCGGTGTCTGGAAGGACCTCACCGAGAGTGTCAATTTCATGGCATCGAATCTGACCGCCCAGGTTCGTAACATCGCCCAGGTCACCACCGCCGTCGCCAACGGCGACCTCAGCCAGAAGATCACGGTGGACGTGAGGGGCGAGATCCTGCAGCTGAAGCTCACGGTGAACACGATGGTGGACCAGTTGCGGGCGTTCGCGGACGAGGTGACACGGGTGGCCCGTGAGGTCGGCAGTGAAGGGCAGCTGGGCGGACAGGCGCAGGTCAGGGGTGTCTCCGGTGTCTGGAAGGACCTCACCGAGAGTGTCAACTTGATGGCATCGAATCTGACCTCCCAGGTTCGTAACATCGCCCAGGTCGCCACCGCCGTCGCCGAGGGGGACCTCGGCAAGACGATCACGGTGGAGGCAAGGGGCGAGATCCTGGAGCTGAAGACGACGATCAACACGATGGTGGACCAGCTCTCGGCGTTCGCGGACGAGGTGACACGGGTGGCCCGTGAGGTCGGCAGTGAAGGGCAGCTGGGCGGACAGGCGCAGGTCAGGGGCGTTTCCGGTGTCTGGAAGGACCTCACCGAGAGTGTCAACTTCATGGCATCGAACCTGACCGCCCAGGTTCGTAACATCGCCCAGGTCACCACCGCCGTCGCCAACGGCGACCTGTCGAAGAAGATCGACGTGGACGCACGAGGCGAGATCCTGGAACTGAAAGACACCGTCAACACCATGGTCGGTCAGCTCTCGGCGTTCGCGGACGAGGTGACACGGGTGGCCCGTGAGGTCGGCACCGAGGGGCAGCTGGGTGGACGCGCGCAGGTCAGGGGTGTTTCCGGTGTCTGGAAGGACCTCACCGACAACGTCAACTTCATGGGCGCCAACCTGACCTCCCAGGTTCGCAACATCGCCCAGGTCGCCACCGCCGTCGCCAACGGTGACCTGTCGAAGAAGATCGACGTGGACGCGCGAGGCGAGATCCTGGAGTTGAAGACGACCGTCAACACCATGGTCGACACGCTGTCCTCCTTCTCCTCCGAGGTGACGCGTGTCGCCCGTGAGGTCGGCAGCGAGGGAAGACTGGGCGGCCAGGCCCGCGTCGAGGGCGTGTACGGAACCTGGAAGCAGCTGACCACCAGCGTCAACGTGCTCGCTCTGAACCTGACCACGCAGGTCCGCGCGATCGCCGAGGTGGCCAATGCCGTCACCCAGGGTGACATGTCTCGCTCCATCTCGGTCGAGGCCGAGGGCGAGGTCGCAGCGCTGAAGAACAACGTCAACCTCATGGTGACCAACCTTCGCGAGACCACCCGTGCCAAGGACTGGCTGGAATCCAACCTCACCCGGCTCGCCGGCCTCATGCAGGGCCGCGGCGACCTGGTCGAAGTCGCCGACCTGATCCTGCGCGAACTGACCCCGCTGGTGAACGCGCAGTTCGGGGCGTTCTTCCTGGCCGAAGCCGGCGCCAATCCGGGCGAGGGGCTGGAGTTCATCGCTGGATACGGCAGCGGCCAGGCCGATGAAAGCGGCCTGCTCCCTCGGTCCGGCACCCCCAGCCGTGGCCTGATCACCCAAGCCGCTCTGGAGAAGAAGCGCATCCTTGTCGAGAGCGTGCCCCCGGACTACATCACCATCAGCTCCGGTCTCGGCGAGGCGCTGCCGGCCAGCGTCGTCATCTTGCCGATTCTCTTCGAGGACCAGGTCCTCGGCGTGATCGAACTGGCCTCGTTCAGCAGATTCAGCGAGGTTCACCTCGCCTTCATCGACCAGTTCGTGAACACCATCGGCGTATCGATCAACACCATCATTGCCAACTCCCGGACGGAATCCCTGCTCTCGGAGTCCCAGCGACTCACCTCCGAGCTGCGCCAGCGCTCGAACGAGCTGCAGAGCACCAATGCCGCGCTGGAGGAGAAGGCCGCGCTGCTGGCCACGTCGTCGCAGTACAAGTCGGAGTTCCTGGCGAACATGTCGCACGAGCTGCGCACTCCGCTCAATTCCCTCCTCATCATGGCCCGGCTCCTCGCCGACAACCCCGAGAACCGGCTCTCGGAGCAGGAAGTGGAGTACGCGGCCACCATTCAGCGCTCGGGCTCCGACCTGCTCCAGCTGATCAACGACATTCTGGACCTGTCGAAGATCGAGGCGGGGCGGATGGATGTGCATCCGAAGAAGCTGCCACTGATCACACTGCTCGACTACGTGCGTGCGACATTCCGTCCCCTCGCCGTCGACCGCGACCTCACCTTCGATGTCACGGTCGGCCCCGACGTGCCGTCGGAACTCTTCTCGGACGAACAGCGGCTCCAGCAGATCCTCCGCAACCTGCTGTCCAACGCGGTGAAGTTCACCCCGTCGGGTGGTGTGGAGCTACGTGTCGAGCGGGTGCCGGGAACGGAGTTCGAGGAAGAAACACTACGGAGTGCCGAGGCGGTCGTCGCGTTCTGTGTCAAGGACACCGGCATCGGTATCCCGCCCGAGGAGCTCGCGGGGATCTTCGAGGCGTTCCAGCAGTCCGACGGCACCACCAACCGCAAGTACGGCGGCACCGGGCTCGGTCTCTCCATCAGCCGGGAGATGGCCGGGCTGCTCGGGGGCCGGATCGTCGCCGAGAGCGAGCACGGCGTCGGCTCCCGGTTCACCTTGTACATTCCCTCGCGCTTCCCCGGCGTCTCGCCCGCACCCGGCCGAGCGGGGCTCCCGGCTGTGGCTGCCACACCCGAAGCCCCGGCCGCGCTGTCCGGACGTGCCGGACCGTTCAACGCCGCCGCTGATCGCCCCCCGGGCGCACCATTGGACACACCGGGCAGCCTGACCATCACGGAGGATCAGACAGCCGACGGCCGCGACGAGACATGGCCGGAGACGACACGGCTCAAAGGGTGGCTGAGCGGACGCTCCGGTCGCGTACTGGCAGGGCGCTGCATCCTCATCGTCGACGACGACATCCGGAACGTTTTCGCCCTCACGCACGTGCTCGGACGCGTGGGCATCACTGTCAAATACGCCGAGAACGGCCGCGAGGGCCTCGATGTCCTCGACCGGTACCCGGACGTGTCGCTGGTCCTGATGGACATCATGATGCCCGAGATGGACGGCTATGAGACGGTCCGGGCCATCCGGAGCACAGACCGCCTCGCCCACCTGCCGATCATCGCACTCACCGCCAAGGCCATGCCGGGCGACCGCGAGAAGGCGATCGACAGCGGCGCCAACGACTACGTTCCCAAACCCGTGGACGTCGACCGGCTGCTGTCGGTGATCTGTGAACTGCTGGACCCGCGGGACGACTCCGAGGACCAGCCGGATTCCGCAGAAGGCCCGGATATCGCCGAGGAAGACAACGAGACCTCTCCTCCGAGGGAGGACACATGAGCGCTACCGCAGATGACAGCTGCATCCTGATCGTCGACGACATGGAGGAAAACCTGGTCGCGCTGCAGGCCGTGCTCGGCCCGCTCGGTCAGCCCCTGGTCCTCGCACGCTCGGGGGAGGAGGCCTTGAAGGCGATGCTCCGCCAGGAGTTCGCCGTCGTGCTGCTCGATGTCCTGATGCCGGGTATGGACGGCTTCGAGACCGCCGCCAACATCAAGCGGCTGGACCAGACCAAGGATGTGCCCATCATCCTGCTGACCGGGGCCGAAGCCGACTCGGACTACGCGTACCGGGGATACTCCGTCGGCATCGCCGACTTCCTGATCAAGCCCTTCGACCCATGGCTGCTCCGCACCAAGGTCAGCGTCTTCCTGGACCTGCACCGCCAGAAGCGTCAGATCTCCGCACAGGCCGAGCAGTTGAGGCGGCTCCTGGTTACCGAGAGCCATTCCACGGCACACGCCCAACCCGGGGGATCTGTGGAGCCCGCTGACAGGATGCGGGACAAACAACAGCGACGGACCACAGGTGCAGGCCCGGCCCTCGCGCGGGGGGAGGAGCTGGCTGAAATCGCCGAACAACTCACCCAGATCGAACTGCTGCTGCGCGACGCGGAAAGTCCCGAACCGGGCCGACTCGCCGACCGTATCGCCGACCT
This genomic interval carries:
- a CDS encoding response regulator, whose protein sequence is MSATADDSCILIVDDMEENLVALQAVLGPLGQPLVLARSGEEALKAMLRQEFAVVLLDVLMPGMDGFETAANIKRLDQTKDVPIILLTGAEADSDYAYRGYSVGIADFLIKPFDPWLLRTKVSVFLDLHRQKRQISAQAEQLRRLLVTESHSTAHAQPGGSVEPADRMRDKQQRRTTGAGPALARGEELAEIAEQLTQIELLLRDAESPEPGRLADRIADLEHAVGSLLATGDAS
- a CDS encoding HAMP domain-containing protein → MALDPVRPDSASPAPESPENPESDEYAGRPGGASDRQWVPEGDLRPLLTAMNTLCDGDFSVRVGSAGEGILAEMAGVFNRIVARNDHLAEELQRVRHALVQQGRLDERIAVSPGQGEWASSVDAANTLLDALVVPVTKATRVLNAVADGDLTQHVDLYDGSRQLRGDLRRLGRGVNRMVDQLSLFTGEVTRVAREVGTEGRLGGRAKARGLSGDWRLVTEAVDTMASRLTAQVRDIAVVTTAVAKGDLTQQVTVEATGELLELKLTVNTMVDQLRAFADEVTRVAREVGSEGQLGGRAQVRGVSGVWKDLTESVNFMASNLTAQVRNIAQVTTAVANGDLSQKITVDVRGEILQLKLTVNTMVDQLRAFADEVTRVAREVGSEGQLGGQAQVRGVSGVWKDLTESVNLMASNLTSQVRNIAQVATAVAEGDLGKTITVEARGEILELKTTINTMVDQLSAFADEVTRVAREVGSEGQLGGQAQVRGVSGVWKDLTESVNFMASNLTAQVRNIAQVTTAVANGDLSKKIDVDARGEILELKDTVNTMVGQLSAFADEVTRVAREVGTEGQLGGRAQVRGVSGVWKDLTDNVNFMGANLTSQVRNIAQVATAVANGDLSKKIDVDARGEILELKTTVNTMVDTLSSFSSEVTRVAREVGSEGRLGGQARVEGVYGTWKQLTTSVNVLALNLTTQVRAIAEVANAVTQGDMSRSISVEAEGEVAALKNNVNLMVTNLRETTRAKDWLESNLTRLAGLMQGRGDLVEVADLILRELTPLVNAQFGAFFLAEAGANPGEGLEFIAGYGSGQADESGLLPRSGTPSRGLITQAALEKKRILVESVPPDYITISSGLGEALPASVVILPILFEDQVLGVIELASFSRFSEVHLAFIDQFVNTIGVSINTIIANSRTESLLSESQRLTSELRQRSNELQSTNAALEEKAALLATSSQYKSEFLANMSHELRTPLNSLLIMARLLADNPENRLSEQEVEYAATIQRSGSDLLQLINDILDLSKIEAGRMDVHPKKLPLITLLDYVRATFRPLAVDRDLTFDVTVGPDVPSELFSDEQRLQQILRNLLSNAVKFTPSGGVELRVERVPGTEFEEETLRSAEAVVAFCVKDTGIGIPPEELAGIFEAFQQSDGTTNRKYGGTGLGLSISREMAGLLGGRIVAESEHGVGSRFTLYIPSRFPGVSPAPGRAGLPAVAATPEAPAALSGRAGPFNAAADRPPGAPLDTPGSLTITEDQTADGRDETWPETTRLKGWLSGRSGRVLAGRCILIVDDDIRNVFALTHVLGRVGITVKYAENGREGLDVLDRYPDVSLVLMDIMMPEMDGYETVRAIRSTDRLAHLPIIALTAKAMPGDREKAIDSGANDYVPKPVDVDRLLSVICELLDPRDDSEDQPDSAEGPDIAEEDNETSPPREDT